In a genomic window of Pseudomonas mohnii:
- a CDS encoding urea transporter has product MPANHFNTHCPDWATALLNGFSQIFLQRHPLFGLLCLLAILFTAPALLGGALLGGVAGLLTAQRRGYAKADRQAGLFSYNGVLLGLLLSLYFPWSAMLPLVIIACGGLSAMLTQQWLKRARLSQCLPAYTAPFVVLSWVLLCFATPSTQAHLIEINTLNMLAAPLKGFGQVMFLGQPLAGAIIAAGLLMADRRAFCWALLASVAGMGWSLLHHDFYTALLGLGGYNAVLVALAFSAHRQQPWLPLAGIALALLLTPVFAAIGLPTLTAPFILAGWLVRSVAQVFGNTMDASVPCVPGENRPRLR; this is encoded by the coding sequence CTCCAGCGTCATCCGCTGTTCGGTCTGCTGTGCCTGCTCGCCATTCTGTTTACCGCACCCGCCCTGCTCGGCGGCGCGCTGCTCGGCGGCGTCGCCGGGTTACTCACCGCGCAACGTCGTGGCTACGCCAAGGCCGATCGCCAGGCCGGGCTGTTCAGTTACAACGGCGTTTTGCTCGGGTTGTTGCTGAGCCTCTATTTCCCCTGGTCGGCCATGCTGCCGCTGGTGATCATCGCCTGCGGCGGGCTGAGCGCGATGCTCACTCAACAGTGGCTCAAGCGTGCCCGGCTCAGCCAATGCCTGCCCGCCTATACCGCACCCTTCGTGGTCTTGAGCTGGGTGTTGCTGTGCTTTGCTACGCCCTCGACCCAGGCGCACTTGATCGAAATCAACACGCTGAACATGCTCGCTGCACCACTCAAAGGCTTCGGCCAGGTGATGTTCCTCGGTCAGCCGCTGGCCGGTGCGATCATCGCCGCCGGCTTGCTGATGGCTGACCGTCGCGCATTCTGCTGGGCGTTGTTGGCATCTGTCGCGGGCATGGGCTGGAGCCTGCTGCACCATGACTTCTATACCGCGCTGCTCGGCCTCGGTGGCTATAACGCCGTGCTCGTCGCCCTCGCCTTCAGTGCGCATCGCCAGCAGCCGTGGCTACCACTGGCCGGCATTGCATTGGCGCTGCTGCTGACGCCGGTGTTCGCCGCGATCGGTCTGCCCACGCTGACCGCGCCGTTCATCCTCGCCGGCTGGCTGGTCCGTTCGGTTGCTCAAGTGTTCGGCAACACCATGGATGCCTCGGTGCCTTGCGTTCCCGGGGAGAATCGACCTAGGCTGCGCTGA
- a CDS encoding ion transporter yields the protein MDSSTKNWREQLYVMVFQTDTKAGRRFDGILLLIILASLVVVMLDSIDAVHQNYADLLAYIEWGFTVIFAIEYGLRLYCSPKPLRYAFSFYGLVDLLAIVPGVLALYYSDAQYLLIIRIIRMLRIFRVLKLSPYLKQANYLMSALRGSKQKIVVFLVSVCTLVTVFGTLMYVIEGPEHGFTSIPKGIYWAIVTLTTVGFGDIVPKTPLGQVVSSLVMITGYSIIAVPTGIFTAELANAMRGDTLQHPCPVCRKNSHEPDAAFCSRCGNALFKKLE from the coding sequence ATGGACAGCAGCACTAAAAATTGGCGTGAACAACTCTACGTCATGGTTTTCCAGACCGACACCAAAGCCGGTCGGCGTTTCGACGGCATTTTGCTGTTGATCATCCTCGCCAGCCTGGTGGTCGTGATGCTCGACAGCATCGATGCGGTGCACCAGAACTACGCCGATCTACTGGCGTATATCGAATGGGGTTTCACGGTCATCTTCGCCATCGAATATGGCCTGCGCCTGTACTGTTCGCCCAAGCCGCTGCGCTACGCCTTCAGCTTTTATGGCCTGGTGGATTTGCTGGCCATCGTACCCGGCGTCCTCGCGCTGTATTACAGCGATGCGCAGTACCTGCTGATTATCCGGATCATCCGGATGCTGCGGATTTTCCGCGTACTCAAGCTCAGCCCTTACCTGAAACAAGCCAACTACCTGATGTCCGCCCTGCGCGGCAGCAAGCAGAAAATCGTGGTATTCCTGGTTAGCGTCTGCACCCTGGTAACGGTGTTCGGTACGCTGATGTACGTGATCGAAGGCCCGGAACATGGCTTCACCAGCATTCCCAAAGGCATCTATTGGGCTATCGTGACCCTGACCACCGTAGGCTTCGGCGATATCGTGCCGAAGACGCCGCTGGGACAGGTGGTTTCCTCGCTGGTAATGATCACCGGTTACTCGATCATCGCCGTGCCGACCGGTATTTTTACTGCCGAACTGGCCAATGCCATGCGTGGCGACACCCTGCAACACCCTTGCCCGGTGTGTCGGAAAAACAGCCACGAACCCGACGCGGCGTTCTGCTCTCGTTGCGGCAATGCATTGTTCAAAAAACTGGAATAA
- a CDS encoding sulfate ABC transporter substrate-binding protein encodes MKKLFGASLLAAGLALTSVVQAAPTLLNVSYDVMRDFYKDYNTAFQKHWQAEHNENITLQMSFGGSSKQARSVIDGLPADVITMNMATDINALADNGKLVPDNWVTRLPNNSAPFTSATVFIVRKGNPKALKDWPDLLKDGVQVIVPNPKTSGNGRYTYLSAWGYVLKNGGDENKAKAFVGKLFKQAPVLDTGGRAATTTFMTNQIGDVLVTFENEAEMIAREFGRDQFEVIYPSVSAEAEPPVSVVDKTVDKKGTRAAAEEYLKYLWSPEGQEIAAANYLRPRDPAVLAKYTDRFPKVDFLSVEKTFGDWRTVQKTHFNDGGVFDQIYAQ; translated from the coding sequence GTGAAAAAACTCTTTGGCGCCTCACTTCTGGCCGCTGGCCTGGCACTGACCAGTGTGGTTCAGGCCGCACCGACCCTGCTCAACGTGTCCTACGACGTGATGCGCGATTTCTACAAGGACTACAACACTGCGTTCCAGAAACACTGGCAAGCCGAACACAACGAAAACATCACCCTGCAGATGTCCTTCGGCGGCTCCAGCAAACAGGCGCGCTCGGTCATCGACGGCCTGCCGGCTGACGTCATCACCATGAACATGGCCACCGACATCAATGCCCTGGCGGACAACGGCAAACTGGTCCCGGACAACTGGGTGACGCGCCTGCCGAATAACAGCGCGCCGTTTACCTCGGCCACCGTGTTCATCGTCCGCAAGGGCAACCCGAAAGCCCTGAAGGATTGGCCGGACCTGCTCAAGGATGGCGTGCAAGTGATCGTGCCTAACCCGAAAACCTCGGGTAACGGCCGCTACACCTACCTGTCGGCGTGGGGCTACGTGCTGAAAAACGGCGGCGACGAGAACAAGGCCAAAGCCTTCGTCGGCAAACTGTTCAAACAGGCGCCAGTACTCGATACCGGTGGTCGTGCCGCGACCACCACGTTCATGACCAACCAGATCGGCGATGTGCTGGTGACCTTCGAAAACGAAGCGGAAATGATCGCCCGCGAGTTCGGCCGCGACCAGTTTGAAGTCATCTACCCGAGCGTCTCCGCCGAAGCCGAGCCGCCGGTGTCGGTGGTCGACAAAACCGTCGACAAGAAAGGCACCCGCGCCGCCGCCGAGGAGTACCTGAAGTACCTGTGGTCGCCGGAAGGCCAGGAAATCGCCGCCGCCAACTACCTGCGCCCGCGTGACCCGGCCGTGCTGGCCAAGTACACCGACCGCTTCCCGAAAGTCGACTTCCTCTCGGTGGAGAAGACCTTCGGCGACTGGCGCACCGTGCAGAAAACCCACTTCAATGATGGCGGGGTTTTCGATCAGATTTATGCGCAGTAA
- a CDS encoding MFS transporter, with protein sequence MNPATQAPHGTATMTRGMVLLFAFCCGAIVANIYYAQPIIGLIAPDIGLTNTMASLIVSLTQIGYALGLFFLVPLGDLLENRRLMIITTVVAIASLLGAAFTAQPNVFLLISLLVGFSSVSVQILIPLAAHLAPEESRGRVVGGIMGGLLLGILLARPVSSVVADHFGWRAMFVIAALLMVAISIVLALTIPKRQPDHSASYGQLLGSLWTLLRKQPVLRQRAFYQGCMFATFSLFWTAVPLELARNHGLSQSQIAIFALVGAIGAIAAPIAGRLADAGHTRVASLLALLFASLSFLPAFIHPAYSVIGLAVTGVVLDFCVQMNMVLGQRAVYALDAKSRSRLNALYMTSIFIGGAFGSSVASLVYEQGGWLWIVVVGSAFPVLALLRFLTVSKQPSLAMA encoded by the coding sequence ATGAACCCAGCGACCCAGGCGCCCCACGGCACCGCGACAATGACCCGAGGCATGGTGCTGCTGTTCGCTTTCTGTTGTGGCGCCATCGTGGCCAATATTTATTACGCCCAACCCATTATCGGTCTGATCGCGCCAGATATCGGCCTGACCAACACCATGGCCAGCCTGATCGTTTCGTTGACCCAGATCGGTTATGCGCTGGGCCTGTTCTTCCTGGTACCACTGGGTGATTTGCTCGAGAATCGCCGGCTGATGATCATCACCACAGTGGTGGCGATTGCCAGTCTGCTGGGCGCGGCGTTTACCGCTCAGCCGAACGTGTTTTTGCTGATTTCGCTGCTGGTGGGCTTCAGTTCAGTGTCGGTGCAGATCCTGATTCCACTGGCCGCGCATTTGGCGCCGGAAGAGTCTCGCGGTCGTGTGGTCGGCGGGATCATGGGCGGTTTGCTGCTGGGGATTCTGCTGGCGCGGCCGGTCTCCAGCGTGGTGGCGGACCATTTCGGCTGGCGGGCGATGTTTGTCATCGCGGCGCTGTTGATGGTCGCCATCAGCATCGTGCTGGCCCTGACCATCCCCAAGCGCCAACCCGATCACAGTGCTTCTTATGGGCAGCTGTTGGGCTCGCTGTGGACGCTGTTGCGTAAACAACCGGTGTTGCGTCAGCGCGCGTTTTACCAGGGGTGTATGTTCGCCACGTTCAGCCTGTTCTGGACCGCAGTGCCACTGGAGCTGGCGCGCAACCATGGCCTGTCGCAAAGCCAGATTGCGATCTTCGCGCTGGTCGGTGCCATCGGCGCCATCGCCGCGCCCATCGCCGGTCGTCTGGCCGATGCCGGCCACACCCGCGTCGCGTCCTTGCTGGCCCTGTTGTTTGCCAGCCTGAGCTTCCTGCCGGCCTTCATTCATCCGGCCTACAGCGTTATCGGTCTGGCGGTGACCGGCGTGGTACTCGATTTTTGCGTGCAGATGAACATGGTCCTCGGCCAACGCGCGGTCTACGCTCTCGACGCCAAAAGCCGTAGCCGACTCAATGCGCTGTACATGACCAGCATCTTCATCGGCGGTGCGTTCGGTTCGTCGGTGGCGAGCCTGGTGTACGAACAAGGTGGCTGGTTGTGGATCGTGGTGGTTGGCAGTGCGTTTCCGGTGTTGGCGTTACTGCGGTTTTTGACGGTGTCAAAACAACCTTCCCTGGCCATGGCCTGA
- the phnN gene encoding phosphonate metabolism protein/1,5-bisphosphokinase (PRPP-forming) PhnN, whose protein sequence is MAGRLIYLIGPSGSGKDSLLEAARARLTERGCRIVRRVITRSAEAVGESALGVSMQQFAEMEARGAFALSWHANGLAYGIPRDIDDWLAAGEDVLVNGSRGHLQNTRERYPDLVVLLLTVDLAVLRQRLLARGRESVVEIDRRLARNARFNERLLADSEPAVHLLDNSGPLDYTVERLLVCIDKSSA, encoded by the coding sequence ATGGCGGGCAGGTTGATCTATCTCATCGGACCTTCCGGCTCAGGCAAGGACAGCCTGCTGGAGGCCGCACGAGCACGGCTTACCGAACGTGGCTGCCGAATCGTGCGGCGGGTCATCACTCGCTCGGCGGAAGCGGTGGGGGAATCGGCGCTGGGTGTCAGCATGCAACAGTTCGCCGAAATGGAGGCCCGGGGCGCCTTTGCCCTGAGCTGGCACGCTAACGGCCTGGCCTATGGCATTCCGCGCGACATCGACGACTGGCTGGCGGCAGGGGAGGACGTGCTAGTCAATGGCTCTCGCGGGCACCTGCAGAACACTCGCGAGCGTTATCCCGACCTGGTCGTGCTCTTGCTGACCGTGGATCTGGCCGTGTTGCGCCAGCGCCTGCTGGCGCGCGGGCGTGAATCGGTGGTCGAGATCGATCGCCGACTGGCCCGCAATGCCCGTTTCAATGAGCGCTTGCTGGCCGATAGCGAGCCCGCCGTGCATCTGCTCGACAACTCCGGACCGCTGGATTACACGGTTGAACGCCTGCTGGTCTGCATCGACAAATCAAGCGCGTGA
- the ccmI gene encoding c-type cytochrome biogenesis protein CcmI codes for MIDFWLAAGLLLLVALSFLLIPVLRSRRAQLEEDRTALNVALYQERVAELQTQQEEGVLDAAQMDAGRAEAARELLADTEGVAAPRVSRLGKPAPLLAAVLVPVLGLGLYLHFGASDKVELTREFSQPPQSMEEMTRRLERAVAAQPDSAEALYFLGRTYMTQDRPADAAKIFERTVNLAGRQPELLGQWAQAQYFADGKQWSEKIQALTDEALKADPKEVTSLGLLGIAAFEGQRYQQAIDYWNRLLEQLPPDDQSRVALQGGITRATEKLVASGGKVAEAPAAKPAARLKVHVDLAAELKGKVQPGDSVFIFARATSGPPAPLAAKRLTVADLPATVELGDADAMMPQLKLSNFPEVQLVARISRAGQPTAGEWVGRSQPLASSTTAPQTLTIDSPDK; via the coding sequence ATGATTGATTTCTGGCTCGCTGCAGGTCTGCTGCTTCTGGTGGCCCTGAGTTTTCTGCTGATCCCCGTTCTGCGTAGTCGTCGCGCCCAGCTCGAAGAGGATCGTACCGCCCTGAACGTGGCGCTGTATCAAGAGCGCGTGGCTGAGTTGCAGACTCAGCAGGAAGAAGGCGTGCTCGATGCGGCGCAAATGGACGCCGGCCGCGCCGAAGCTGCCCGTGAATTGCTCGCCGACACCGAAGGCGTCGCCGCGCCACGGGTGTCGCGCCTGGGCAAGCCGGCACCGTTGCTGGCAGCCGTACTGGTGCCGGTGCTGGGCCTGGGTTTGTACCTGCATTTCGGTGCCAGCGACAAAGTCGAGCTGACCCGGGAATTCTCCCAGCCACCGCAGTCGATGGAAGAGATGACCCGGCGTCTGGAGCGTGCGGTCGCGGCGCAGCCCGATTCCGCTGAAGCCTTGTATTTCCTCGGTCGTACTTACATGACCCAGGATCGTCCTGCCGATGCCGCGAAGATTTTCGAGCGCACGGTGAACCTGGCCGGTCGTCAGCCGGAACTGCTCGGGCAATGGGCTCAGGCCCAGTATTTCGCCGATGGCAAGCAGTGGTCGGAGAAAATTCAGGCATTGACTGACGAAGCGCTCAAGGCTGACCCGAAAGAAGTCACCAGCCTCGGGCTGCTGGGTATCGCGGCTTTCGAAGGTCAGCGTTATCAGCAAGCCATCGATTACTGGAATCGCCTGTTGGAGCAATTGCCGCCGGACGACCAATCCCGCGTGGCGCTGCAGGGCGGCATTACCCGCGCCACCGAGAAACTGGTGGCCAGCGGCGGCAAGGTGGCCGAGGCGCCCGCAGCCAAACCGGCTGCGCGGCTCAAGGTTCATGTGGACCTGGCGGCCGAGCTGAAGGGCAAGGTCCAGCCTGGCGACAGCGTCTTCATCTTCGCGCGCGCCACTTCAGGCCCACCCGCGCCGTTGGCGGCCAAGCGCCTGACCGTGGCCGACTTGCCGGCGACCGTCGAACTGGGCGACGCCGACGCGATGATGCCGCAGTTGAAACTGTCGAACTTCCCTGAAGTCCAACTGGTTGCGCGCATCTCCCGTGCCGGTCAACCGACGGCAGGTGAGTGGGTCGGTCGCAGCCAGCCTTTGGCCAGCAGCACCACCGCGCCGCAGACACTGACCATCGACAGCCCGGACAAATAA
- a CDS encoding cytochrome c-type biogenesis protein, with amino-acid sequence MKRWIAAVILGLSLVGVAQAAIDTYEFAKEGDRERFRELTKELRCPKCQNQDIADSNAPIAADLRKEIFRMLGEGKDNQQIIDFMVDRYGDFVRYKPALNAKTALLWFGPAGLLLGGFVIIAVIVRRRRVQRAATPGSLSAEERERLDHLLDKNQE; translated from the coding sequence ATGAAGCGCTGGATCGCTGCCGTCATTTTGGGTTTGAGCCTGGTCGGTGTGGCGCAGGCGGCCATCGACACCTATGAGTTCGCCAAGGAAGGCGATCGCGAGCGTTTTCGCGAGCTGACCAAGGAGTTGCGTTGCCCCAAATGCCAGAATCAGGACATCGCCGACTCTAACGCCCCCATCGCCGCCGACCTGCGCAAAGAGATTTTCCGCATGCTCGGCGAGGGCAAGGACAACCAGCAGATCATCGATTTCATGGTTGATCGCTACGGTGACTTCGTCCGCTACAAACCGGCTCTCAACGCCAAGACTGCACTGCTCTGGTTCGGCCCGGCCGGTCTGCTGCTGGGCGGTTTTGTGATCATCGCGGTGATCGTCCGCCGTCGTCGCGTGCAACGCGCCGCCACCCCGGGCTCGCTTTCTGCCGAGGAGCGCGAGCGCCTCGACCACCTGTTGGATAAAAACCAAGAATGA
- a CDS encoding DsbE family thiol:disulfide interchange protein produces the protein MRRWLMLLPLVIFLVVAVFLYRGLYLDPAELPSAMIDKPFPEFSLPAVQGDKTLTRADILGKPALVNVWGTWCISCRVEHPVLNKLAEKGVVIYGINYKDVNADALKWLSEYHNPYQLDIRDDEGTLGLNLGVYGAPETFFIDAKGIIRDKFVGVIDEQVWREKLAAKYQALVDEAKP, from the coding sequence ATGAGACGCTGGTTGATGCTGTTGCCACTGGTGATTTTTCTGGTGGTCGCTGTTTTCCTGTATCGCGGTCTGTACCTGGACCCGGCCGAGTTGCCCTCGGCCATGATCGACAAGCCATTCCCGGAGTTTTCCCTGCCCGCGGTGCAGGGCGACAAGACCCTGACCCGCGCCGACATTCTGGGTAAACCGGCGCTGGTCAACGTGTGGGGCACCTGGTGCATTTCCTGCCGGGTCGAGCACCCGGTGCTGAACAAACTCGCCGAGAAGGGTGTGGTGATCTACGGCATCAACTACAAGGACGTCAATGCCGACGCCCTGAAGTGGCTGAGCGAGTACCACAACCCTTACCAGCTCGACATCCGCGATGACGAAGGCACCCTGGGCTTGAACCTCGGCGTCTACGGCGCGCCGGAAACCTTCTTCATCGACGCCAAGGGCATCATCCGCGACAAGTTTGTCGGCGTGATCGACGAGCAGGTCTGGCGCGAAAAACTGGCGGCCAAATATCAGGCGCTGGTCGACGAGGCCAAGCCATGA
- a CDS encoding heme lyase CcmF/NrfE family subunit translates to MTSAIFIPELGHLAMILALCLALVQAVVPLLGAWRGDRLWMSLAQPAAWGQFAFLVFAFGCLTYAFMTDDFSVAYVASNSNSALPWYYKFSAVWGAHEGSLLLWALILGGWTFAVSVFSRQLPQVMLARVLAVMGMISTGFLLFLILTSNPFSRILPQIPADGRDLNPLLQDIGLIVHPPMLYMGYVGFSVAFAFAIAALLGGRLDAAWARWSRPWTIVAWAFLGIGITLGSWWAYYELGWGGWWFWDPVENASFMPWLVGTALIHSLAVTEKRGVFKSWTVLLAIAAFSLSLLGTFLVRSGVLTSVHAFASDPERGVFILIFLLFVVGGSLTLFALRAPVVKSQVGFNLWSRETLLLGNNLVLVVAASMILLGTLYPLVLDAMTGAKLSVGPPYFNALFIPLMALLMLVMAVGVIVRWKDTPVKWLAGMLTPVLLGSTALAVVAGVAYGDFNWAVLATFLLAAWVLLAGVRDIFDKTRHKGLIKGLPTLTRSYWGMQVAHLGIAVCALGVVLSSQNSAERDLRLAPGESMDLAGYHFIFEGAKHFEGPNFTSDKGTIRVIRDGREVSVLHPEKRLYTVQNSVMTEAGIDAGFTRDLYVALGEPLGDGAWAVRVHVKPFVRWIWFGGLLTGLGGVLAALDRRYRVKVKSRVREALGMSGATA, encoded by the coding sequence ATGACGTCCGCAATCTTCATCCCGGAACTGGGCCACCTGGCCATGATTCTGGCACTGTGCCTGGCGCTGGTTCAGGCCGTGGTGCCGCTGCTCGGTGCCTGGCGCGGTGACCGCTTGTGGATGAGCCTGGCCCAGCCTGCCGCCTGGGGCCAGTTCGCCTTTCTGGTATTTGCCTTCGGTTGCCTGACCTACGCCTTCATGACGGACGACTTCTCCGTCGCCTATGTGGCCAGCAACTCCAACAGCGCGTTGCCCTGGTACTACAAATTCAGCGCCGTGTGGGGCGCGCACGAAGGTTCGTTGCTGCTCTGGGCGCTGATCCTCGGCGGCTGGACCTTCGCGGTGTCGGTGTTCTCCCGGCAGTTGCCACAAGTGATGCTGGCGCGGGTGCTGGCGGTCATGGGCATGATCAGCACTGGTTTCCTGCTGTTCCTGATCCTCACGTCCAACCCGTTCTCGCGGATCCTGCCGCAGATTCCGGCGGACGGTCGTGACCTCAATCCATTGTTGCAAGACATCGGCCTGATCGTGCACCCGCCGATGCTGTACATGGGCTATGTCGGCTTTTCCGTGGCCTTCGCCTTCGCCATTGCCGCATTGCTCGGCGGTCGTCTCGATGCTGCGTGGGCTCGTTGGTCGCGCCCCTGGACCATCGTGGCCTGGGCGTTCCTGGGTATCGGCATCACCCTGGGCTCGTGGTGGGCCTACTACGAACTTGGTTGGGGCGGCTGGTGGTTCTGGGACCCGGTGGAAAACGCTTCCTTCATGCCATGGCTGGTGGGCACTGCGCTGATCCACTCGTTGGCGGTCACGGAAAAGCGTGGCGTGTTCAAGAGCTGGACCGTGTTGCTGGCCATCGCCGCTTTCTCGCTGAGCCTGCTGGGGACCTTCCTGGTGCGTTCCGGCGTGCTGACCTCGGTGCACGCCTTTGCGTCCGATCCCGAGCGCGGCGTGTTCATCCTGATTTTCCTGTTGTTTGTGGTCGGCGGCTCGCTGACGCTGTTTGCCCTGCGCGCACCGGTGGTCAAGAGTCAGGTCGGCTTCAACCTCTGGTCGCGGGAAACCCTGCTGCTGGGCAACAACCTGGTGCTGGTGGTCGCGGCTTCGATGATCCTGTTGGGCACCTTGTATCCCTTGGTTCTGGATGCGATGACCGGCGCCAAGCTGTCGGTCGGCCCACCGTATTTCAACGCACTGTTCATTCCGTTGATGGCGTTGCTAATGCTGGTGATGGCGGTCGGCGTGATCGTGCGCTGGAAAGACACCCCGGTGAAATGGCTGGCAGGCATGCTGACCCCGGTGTTGCTCGGCAGCACCGCGCTGGCTGTGGTGGCCGGTGTCGCGTATGGCGATTTCAACTGGGCGGTGCTGGCGACCTTCCTGCTCGCCGCCTGGGTATTGCTGGCCGGTGTGCGTGACATCTTCGACAAGACTCGCCACAAAGGCCTGATCAAAGGCCTGCCGACCCTGACACGCAGTTATTGGGGCATGCAGGTGGCGCACCTGGGCATCGCGGTCTGCGCCCTCGGCGTGGTGCTGTCGAGTCAGAACAGTGCCGAGCGCGACCTGCGCCTGGCGCCCGGCGAATCGATGGACCTGGCCGGTTATCACTTCATCTTCGAAGGCGCCAAGCACTTCGAAGGCCCGAACTTCACGTCTGACAAGGGCACCATCCGGGTGATCCGCGACGGTCGGGAAGTCAGCGTGCTGCACCCGGAAAAACGCCTATACACCGTGCAGAACTCGGTCATGACCGAAGCCGGGATCGACGCCGGCTTCACCCGTGACCTCTATGTCGCACTGGGTGAGCCGCTGGGCGATGGCGCCTGGGCCGTGCGCGTGCACGTCAAACCGTTCGTGCGCTGGATCTGGTTCGGCGGCTTGCTCACCGGCCTGGGCGGTGTGCTGGCGGCGCTGGATCGACGGTATCGGGTCAAGGTGAAAAGCCGAGTGCGTGAAGCACTGGGCATGTCGGGAGCCACTGCATGA
- the ccmE gene encoding cytochrome c maturation protein CcmE, which translates to MNPLRKKRLIIILGILVGVGAAVGLALSALQQNINLFYTPTQIANGEAPHDTRIRAGGMVEKGSLQRSSDSLDVKFIVTDFNKSVTITYRGILPDLFREGQGIVALGKLNADGVVVADEVLAKHDEKYMPPEVTKALKDSGQTAPTPAKEG; encoded by the coding sequence GTGAATCCCCTGCGTAAAAAGCGTCTCATCATCATTCTCGGGATCCTGGTCGGTGTCGGCGCTGCCGTCGGCCTGGCCCTGAGCGCCCTGCAGCAGAACATCAATCTGTTTTACACCCCGACCCAGATCGCCAACGGCGAAGCCCCCCATGACACGCGCATCCGCGCCGGCGGCATGGTCGAGAAGGGGTCGCTGCAACGTTCCAGCGACTCCCTGGACGTGAAGTTCATCGTCACCGATTTCAACAAGTCCGTCACCATCACCTATCGCGGTATCCTCCCGGACCTGTTCCGCGAAGGGCAGGGCATCGTCGCCCTGGGCAAACTCAACGCCGACGGCGTGGTGGTGGCCGATGAAGTGCTGGCCAAGCACGATGAGAAATACATGCCACCGGAAGTGACCAAGGCCCTCAAAGACAGTGGTCAAACTGCTCCAACACCTGCGAAGGAGGGTTGA
- the ccmD gene encoding heme exporter protein CcmD, with amino-acid sequence MSFASFGDFIAMGHHGLYVWSAYGICLAVLALNVAAPILARKRYLQQEARRLRRENGK; translated from the coding sequence ATGAGTTTTGCTTCATTCGGCGACTTCATCGCCATGGGCCATCATGGCCTGTATGTCTGGTCAGCCTATGGCATCTGCCTGGCGGTTCTGGCCCTCAACGTGGCGGCGCCGATCCTGGCCCGCAAGCGCTATCTGCAACAAGAGGCGCGTCGTCTGCGCCGGGAGAACGGCAAGTGA
- a CDS encoding heme ABC transporter permease, translating to MNWTWFHKLGSPKWFYGISGKMLPWLSVAALLLIGVGVVWGLAFAPPDYQQGNSFRIIYIHVPAAMLAQSIYVMLAVCGIVGLVWKMKLADVALQCAAPIGAWMTAVALVTGAIWGKPTWGSWWVWDARLTSMLILLFLYFGLIALGNAISNRDSAAKACAVLAIVGVINIPIIKYSVEWWNTLHQGATFTLTEKPAMPAEMWLPLLLTALGFYCFFGAVLLLRMRLEVLKRESRATWVKAEVENSLEVVR from the coding sequence ATGAACTGGACGTGGTTTCACAAGCTCGGCTCGCCCAAGTGGTTCTACGGCATCAGCGGCAAAATGCTGCCCTGGCTGAGTGTCGCGGCGTTGCTGCTGATCGGTGTTGGTGTGGTCTGGGGCCTGGCCTTCGCACCGCCTGACTACCAGCAGGGCAACAGTTTTCGCATCATCTATATCCACGTTCCAGCGGCCATGCTGGCGCAGTCCATCTATGTGATGCTGGCCGTGTGTGGCATCGTCGGACTGGTCTGGAAGATGAAACTGGCCGACGTCGCCCTGCAATGCGCGGCGCCCATCGGCGCCTGGATGACTGCCGTGGCACTGGTCACCGGCGCGATCTGGGGCAAACCGACCTGGGGCTCGTGGTGGGTCTGGGATGCCCGACTAACGTCCATGCTGATTCTGCTTTTCCTGTACTTCGGGCTCATTGCATTAGGCAACGCCATCAGCAATCGTGACAGCGCGGCCAAGGCGTGCGCGGTGCTGGCCATTGTCGGTGTGATCAACATCCCGATCATCAAGTACTCGGTGGAGTGGTGGAACACCCTGCACCAGGGCGCGACCTTCACCCTCACCGAAAAACCGGCCATGCCCGCCGAAATGTGGCTGCCATTGTTGCTGACGGCGCTGGGTTTCTATTGTTTCTTCGGTGCGGTGTTGCTGCTGCGCATGCGCCTCGAAGTGCTCAAGCGCGAGTCGCGGGCCACTTGGGTGAAGGCCGAAGTGGAAAACAGCCTGGAGGTCGTTCGATGA